Proteins from a single region of Centropristis striata isolate RG_2023a ecotype Rhode Island chromosome 9, C.striata_1.0, whole genome shotgun sequence:
- the lingo3a gene encoding leucine-rich repeat and immunoglobulin-like domain-containing nogo receptor-interacting protein 3a, whose translation MGVSLAQDVGWLLPFLFLLLMITVSQTQGQGCPQRCECIAKLKTVSCFGKRLSALPDGIPPDTKILDLSGNKLRWVEHGDLLPYSRLEKLDLSENMISVLEPNAFSSLQNLQSLSLRGNQLKLVPMGAFSRLANLTSLDLSGNKIVILLDFTFQDLKSLKNLEVGDNDLVYVSNKAFLGLVGLTELTIERCNLTSVSSQSLSYLHNLVVLRLRYLSISALEDQNFRKLGNLRGLEIDHWPFLEHIAPHSLQGLNLSWLSITHTNITSVPTSALRSLAHLTSLNLSHNPISVLESWALRDLVRLKELHLVNTNLVAVQPYALGGLRQIRLLNLSTNSLVSLEEGAFQSVNTLETLRLDGNPLACDCRLLWILQRRKTLNFDSASPVCMTPVEVQGRALNAFSDSALFDHFTCQKPKIRNRKLQQVSAREGQVVSFICRAEGEPTPVIFWISPQRRRITTKSSGRLTVLPEGTLEIRYAQVTDSGTYICIASNAGGNDTYFATLTVSGLPLDAALMANRTYYAGDLNDTNLNDTRVFLKFTLDLKTILISTAMGCIMFLGVVLFCFILLFVWSRGRGQHKNNFSVEYSFRKVDGPAASGGQGGARKFNMKMI comes from the coding sequence ATGGGGGTGAGCCTGGCTCAGGATGTTGGCTGGCTCCTGCCTTTCCTGTTCTTGCTGCTGATGATCACAGTGTCTCAGACCCAGGGTCAAGGCTGTCCCCAGCGTTGTGAGTGCATTGCAAAACTCAAGACTGTGTCCTGTTTTGGTAAACGCCTGTCCGCACTGCCAGACGGCATCCCTCCGGACACCAAGATCCTGGATCTAAGTGGGAATAAACTCCGCTGGGTAGAGCACGGGGACCTGCTTCCATATTCACGTCTTGAAAAGCTGGACCTGAGTGAGAACATGATCAGCGTCCTGGAACCGAATGCTTTTTCTAGTCTCCAGAACCTGCAGTCGCTTTCACTGAGGGGCAACCAACTGAAATTGGTCCCCATGGGGGCTTTCTCACGTCTCGCCAACCTTACTTCATTGGACCTCAGTGGGAATAAGATTGTAATTCTTTTGGACTTTACTTTCCAAGACCTGAAGAGTCTGAAAAACCTGGAAGTTGGAGACAATGATTTAGTTTATGTCTCCAACAAGGCTTTTCTGGGTCTAGTGGGGCTGACGGAGCTGACCATTGAGAGGTGCAACCTGACTTCTGTGTCCAGCCAGTCTCTGTCCTACCTGCATAACCTGGTGGTTCTGCGGCTCCGCTACCTCAGTATCTCCGCCTTAGAGGACCAGAACTTCCGTAAGCTGGGAAACCTGCGGGGCCTGGAAATCGACCACTGGCCCTTCTTGGAGCACATTGCCCCCCACAGCCTACAGGGTCTTAACTTATCTTGGCTGTCCATCACTCACACTAACATCACCTCCGTGCCCACCTCCGCCCTCCGCAGTCTGGCTCACCTCACCAGCCTGAACCTTTCCCACAACCCCATCTCTGTGTTGGAGTCCTGGGCGCTGCGGGACCTCGTTAGACTGAAGGAGCTGCATCTGGTAAACACAAACCTGGTGGCAGTGCAGCCATATGCGCTGGGTGGTTTAAGGCAAATCCGCCTTCTTAACCTGTCCACCAACAGCCTGGTGTCCCTGGAAGAAGGAGCCTTTCAGTCTGTCAACACTCTGGAGACGCTGCGTTTGGACGGGAACCCTCTGGCGTGCGACTGCCGCTTGTTGTGGATCCTTCAGCGCAGGAAGACCCTCAATTTTGACAGCGCCTCCCCAGTGTGTATGACGCCCGTGGAGGTGCAGGGACGAGCTCTTAACGCCTTCTCTGACTCGGCTCTCTTTGATCACTTCACCTGCCAGAAGCCCAAAATCCGCAACAGGAAACTGCAGCAGGTGTCGGCCCGCGAGGGGCAGGTCGTGTCGTTCATTTGCAGAGCAGAAGGCGAGCCGACACCAGTGATATTCTGGATCTCTCCTCAGCGCCGCCGCATCACCACCAAGAGCAGCGGCCGCCTGACTGTGTTACCAGAGGGCACATTAGAAATACGGTACGCTCAGGTAACAGACAGTGGAACCTACATCTGCATAGCCAGCAATGCTGGTGGTAATGACACCTATTTTGCCACTCTTACAGTCAGCGGGCTGCCACTAGATGCAGCCCTGATGGCCAACCGCACGTACTATGCTGGGGACCTTAATGACACGAATCTGAATGACACCAGAGTCTTCTTAAAGTTTACTCTGGACCTCAAAACCATCCTCATATCCACAGCTATGGGCTGTATCATGTTCCTGGGGGTGGTTCTCTTCTGTTTCATTCTGCTGTTCGTGTGGAGTCGAGGGAGAGGACAGCACAAGAACAATTTCTCAGTGGAGTATTCCTTCAGAAAGGTGGATGGACCTGCTGCCAGTGGAGGACAGGGTGGGGCGCGCAAGTTcaacatgaaaatgatttga